A single genomic interval of Epinephelus fuscoguttatus linkage group LG22, E.fuscoguttatus.final_Chr_v1 harbors:
- the LOC125883210 gene encoding piggyBac transposable element-derived protein 4-like: MARSSEGSNIEVELEKENSDSDDVPADPIRRDQWMSMLLEDEEDDLVGDELCGFQNEWTREPEEFVSQVKTQYNRLPGLKITLPESVTPSAVFSRFFTEELWMRLVTETNQYAEQTRSATPMSPSGKWSPVTLEEMKCFIGLCLTMGILKLPSRRDYWRQKKWLFQARLPEVMARDWFTMIWRYLHLQDNTDTSVDHSDKLWKVRGFLEYLTRRFQEVYEVDGHATVDESMVKFKGRLAFRQYLPLKPIKWGIKMWVMAESSTGYCTNFQVYSGHEGPAEKGLAHRVVMDLTRPYYGSHLSVYMDNFYSGVELYEEMKLKGLDACGTIRAGRKGLPPKPSVLPKPEYQVAQKDNLTFCAWQDTKVVMVLSNHHDPTATGKVHRRKHMKGVDLLDQMVGYYLFNHRSKKWWRRIFFFSLMVSCYNSYVVGRSAGWKAGSGYKDWVEDLAMELVTDVRVKSAAQHASRPAGAVHNVQVIFEKRKVCSVCSQKPGRAGATLYGCRQCNVPLHPKCLPEHRNSCFGLEI, from the exons ATGGCTAGAAGCAGTGAGGGGAGCAATATAGAGGTGGAATTGGAAAAGGAAAATTCAGATTCTGACGACGTGCCTGCTGATCCCATCAGAAGAGATCAGTGGATGAGTATGTTGCTTGAGGATGAGGAAGATGATCTGGTTGGCGATGAGTTGTGCGGCTTCCAGAACGAGTGGACCAGGGAACCGGAGGAGTTTGTATCCCAGGTGAAGACACAGTACAACAGACTTCCAGGGTTGAAAATAACATTGCCCGAGTCGGTAACCCCTAGCGCAGTGTTCTCCCGTTTTTTCACCGAGGAGCTCTGGATGCGACTTGTCACTGAGACGAACCAGTATGCGGAGCAAACGCGCAGCGCGACCCCCATGTCACCAAGCGGCAAGTGGTCTCCAGTTACCCTGGAAGAGATGAAATGCTTTATTGGATTGTGCCTTACCATGGGGATCCTGAAGCTACCTTCCAGGAGAGATTATTGGCGACAGAAAAAGTGGCTTTTTCAAGCAAGGTTACCCGAGGTCATGGCAAGGGACTGGTTCACGATGATCTGGAG ATACCTCCACCTGCAAGATAACACTGACACGAGTGTGGACCACTCAGACAAGCTGTGGAAGGTGAGGGGCTTCCTGGAGTACCTGACTAGGCGCTTTCAAGAGGTTTATGAAGTGGATGGCCATGCCACTGTGGACGAGTCCATGGTCAAGTTCAAGGGGAGACTGGCCTTCCGACAATACCTCCCCCTGAAACCCATCAAGTGGGGCATCAAGATGTGGGTGATGGCAGAGAGCTCCACTGGCTACTGCACCAACTTCCAGGTCTACAGTGGACATGAGGGGCCTGCAGAAAAAGGCCTTGCCCACCGTGTCGTCATGGACCTCACAAGACCTTACTATGGCTCACACCTGTCCGTTTATATGGACAATTTTTACTCAG GTGTGGAGCTATACGAGGAGATGAAGCTGAAGGGCCTGGATGCCTGTGGCACCATTCGAGCCGGCAGAAAGGGACTCCCTCCCAAACCATCTGTCCTACCAAAGCCTGAATACCAGGTGGCCCAGAAGGACAACCTCACCTTCTGTGCGTGGCAGGACACCAAGGTCGTCATGGTGCTCTCCAACCACCACGATCCCACGGCGACAGGGAAGGTGCACAGAAGAAAGCACATGAAGGGGGTAGACCTGCTCGACCAGATGGTGGGCTACTACCTGTTCAACCACAGGTCCAAAAAGTGGTGGCGTCgaatcttcttcttctccctgaTGGTCAGCTGCTACAACTCCTACGTGGTGGGAAGGAGTGCAGGTTGGAAGGCTGGAAGTGGATACAAGGACTGGGTGGAGGACCTGGCCATGGAGCTCGTCACGGACGTCCGTGTGAAGAGCGCAGCACAGCATGCCTCTAGGCCAGCTGGAGCCGTCCATAATGTGCAGGTCATCTTTGAGAAAAGGAAGGTCTGCTCAGTGTGCTCTCAGAAGCCTGGCCGTGCTGGTGCAACACTGTATGGATGCCGACAGTGCAATGTGCCCCTGCACCCCAAGTGCCTCCCTGAACACCGCAACAGCTGCTTTGGCCTGGAGATTtga
- the LOC125883211 gene encoding putative nuclease HARBI1: MGDCRFQELIERFRFGRRDLFELIEELSPDLRFVSGRNAALPPALQLLIALRFYGNGAFQNTVGDMISVHKSTACRAICRASLALSRRLELHVHLPTEAEAVGMKQRFRQASGIPGIVGCIDGTHVKIQAPSQHEYLFVNCKGYHSINVQIACDASYKIFNLVARWPGSTHDARILRESALYRDFEAGRVNGLLLGDSGYSLKRWLMTPIIAPRTDQERRYNIIHSATRSVVERCIGVLKRRFHCLHGELRLRPERVCTVIAACTVLHNICVTKRIPLPRQDHQPVQEEDGLQPVVPAVHGDIGGRLIVNTL, encoded by the exons ATGGGAGATTGCAGATTCCAGGAGCTGATTGAGAGGTTTCGATTCGGTAGGAGAGATCTGTTTGAACTCATTGAAGAGCTGTCACCGGATTTACGGTTTGTGTCGGGCCGTAACGCAGCACTGCCACCGGCCTTACAGTTGCTGATTGCGCTCCGTTTCTATGGGAACGGAGCTTTCCAAAATACCGTTGGGGACATGATCAGTGTCCACAAATCTACTGCCTGTCGGGCCATCTGCAGAGCGTCACTGGCACTGAGCCGCCGCCTTGAGCTTCATGTTCACCTTCCCACTGAGGCAGAGGCAGTGGGGATGAAGCAACGGTTCCGCCAGGCCTCCGGCATCCCGGGAATCGTGGGCTGCATTGATGGGACCCATGTCAAGATCCAGGCACCATCTCAGCATGAATATCTCTTTGTTAACTGCAAAGGATATCATTCTATCAATGTGCAGATTGCTTGTGACGCCAGTTATAAGATCTTTAATTTGGTGGCAAGATGGCCTGGATCCACACATGACGCTCGCATCCTCCGGGAGAGTGCGCTGTACCGGGACTTCGAGGCTGGTAGGGTGAACGGACTGCTCCTTGGTGACAGCGGCTACTCACTGAAACGCTGGCTGATGACACCTATCATTGCTCCAAGGACTGACCAAGAACGGCGCTACAATATCATCCACTCGGCAACTAGGTCAGTTGTTGAGCGATGCATAGGCGTCCTCAAGCGCAG GTTTCACTGCCTTCACGGGGAGCTGCGGCTGCGTCCTGAAAGAGTCTGCACCGTGATTGCTGCGTGCACGGTCCTCCACAACATCTGTGTCACCAAGAGGATCCCTCTCCCCAGGCAGGACCATCAGCCGGTGCAGGAGGAGGACGGTCTGCAGCCTGTGGTCCCAGCAGTGCATGGGGACATCGGTGGCCGACTAATTGTTAACACCTTATAA